One Nocardiopsis gilva YIM 90087 genomic window, ACCCAGCATCGGCTCACCTGCGATAAGGAGGCCCGGGTGCCAGTGCCGCGGCGGACGGTGCGCCGTACCTGGATCCGCATCTCCCCGCGTCGCATCCAGGCGCGGCGCGAGGTGAACGAGATGCCCGACCGAGAGCTGACGCGTGCCGGCGGCTGGCTGGTCTGACGTCTCGACTGGACGCGCCGCGTGGCAGGGGTCCAGAGGCTGCGCGGGCAGAATCGACGCAGATTCCGTGGTTCCTGCACCGAGCGCGCCCCGGCCAGCGCCACCCGTGCCGACACCGCCGATAGCGGCCCGCTGCCGCGACCGCGCCTAACAGATGGAGACACGATGAACATGGCCACGAGGACGGACACACCGTCGCCCGCGCAGCACGTTGCCGACAGCCACGAACTGATCCGCGTGCACGGCGCGCGCGAGAACAACCTCAAGGACATCAGCGTCGAGCTCCCGAAGCGCCGACTGACGGTGTTCACCGGCGTCTCCGGCTCGGGCAAGAGCTCTCTGGTGTTCGACACGATCGCCGCGGAGTCACAGCGGCTGATCAACGAGACCTACAGCACCTTCGTGCAGGGCTTCATGCCGACGCTGGCGCGGCCGGAGGTCGACGTCCTCGAGGGGCTGACGACCGCGATCATCGTCGACCAGCAGCCGATGGGCGCCGACCCCCGCTCCACGGTCGGCACCGCCACCGACGCCAACGCGATGCTGCGCATCCTCTTCAGCCGACTCGGCCAGCCGCACATCGGCTCGCCCAACGCGTTTTCCTTCAACGTCCCCTCGGTACGTGCGAGCGGCGCGATCACGGTCGAACGCGGTTCCAGCAAGACCGTAAAACAGACTTTCACCCGCACCGGCGGCATGTGTCCGCACTGCGAAGGCCGGGGCACGGTCTCCGATTTCGACCTCACCCAGCTCTTCGACGATTCCAAGTCGCTCACTGAGGGCGCGATCACCATTCCCGGCTACGGCGACAAGGGCTGGAACGTGCGGCTCATCAGCGAGTCGGGCTTCTTCGACCCGGACAAGCCGATCCGCGAGTACACCGAGACCGAGCTCCACGACTTCCTCTACCGCGAGCCGACCAAGGTGAAGGTCGCGGGCGCCAATCTCACCTACGAAGGGCTGATCCCGCGGCTCCAGAAGTCGTTTCTCGCCAAGGACCGGGAGGCGATGCAGTCGCATATCCGGGTGTTCGTGGACCGCGCGGTCACGTTCACCGCTTGCCCCGAGTGCGGTGGCACCCGGCTCAGCGAGGCGGCCCGGTCGTCGAAGATCAAGGGGATCAACATCGCCGACGCCTGCGCGATGCAGATCAGCGACCTGGCCGAATGGGTCCACGGCCTCGACGAGCCGTCGGTGGCGCCGCTGCTTGCCAAGCTGCATCACACCCTCGACTCCTTCGTGGAGATCGGGCTGGGCTACCTTTCGCTCGACCGGCCGTCGGGCACCCTGTCGGGCGGCGAGGCGCAGCGCACCAAGATGATTCGGCACCTCGGCTCGTCGCTCACCGACACCACCTACGTATTCGACGAGCCCACCATCGGCCTGCACCCCCATGACATCCAGCGGATGAACGACCTGCTGTTGCGGCTGCGCGACAAGGGCAACACAGTGCTCGTCGTGGAGCATAAGCCGGAAACGATCGCGATCGCCGACCACGTCGTCGACCTCGGCCCCGGCGCCGGTACGGCGGGCGGCACCGTCTGCTTCGAGGGCACCGTCAAGGAGCTCCGGGCTACCGACACCATCACGGGCCGCCATTTGGACGACCGGGCCGCCCTCAAGGAGACGGTGCGGACGCCCGCGGGGAAGCTGGAGATCCGCGGCGCGACAGAGAACAACCTGCGGGACGTCGACGTCGACATCCCGCTCGGGGTGCTCTGCCTGGTCACCGGTGTGGCGGGCTCCGGCAAGAGTTCACTCATCCACGGCTCCATCCCCTCCTCGGAAGGCGTGGTGTCGGTCGACCAGGCGCCCATCCGCGGTTCGCGACGGAGCAACCCGGCGACGTACACCGGACTGCTCGAACCGATCCGCAAGGCGTTCGCGAAGGCCAATGGCGTGAAGCCGGCACTGTTCAGCGCCAACTCCGAGGGCGCCTGCCCCAACTGCAACGGCGCCGGCGTCATCTTCACCGACCTGGCGATAATGGCCAGTGTCGCCACCACCTGCGAGGAGTGTGAGGGGAAGCGGTTCGAGGCATCGGTTCTGGACCACCACCTCGGGGGCCGCGACATCAGCGAGGTGCTCGCGATGTCGGTGGCCGAGGCCGAGGAGTTCTTCGGTGCTGGCGAGGCGCGTACGCCAGCCGCGCACAAGATCCTCACCCGGCTCGCCGACGTCGGGCTCGGCTACCTCAAGCTCGGACAGCCGCTCACTACGCTGTCCGGCGGCGAGCGGCAGCGGCTCAAGCTCGCTACGCACATGGCCGAGAAGGGCGGCGTCTACATTTTGGACGAGCCGACCACCGGCCTCCACCTCGCCGACGTCGAGCAGCTGCTCGCCCTGCTCGACCGGCTCGTCGACTCCGGCAAGTCGGTCATTGTCATCGAGCACCACCAAGCGGTCATGGCACACGCCGACTGGATCATCGACCTCGGCCCCGGCGCCGGGCACGACGGTGGCCAGATCGTCTTCGAGGGCACACCCGCCGACCTCGTCGCCGCCCGCTCCACCCTCACCGGCGAGCACCTCGCGGCCTACGTCGGTGCCTGAGCGAGGCCCTCGCGGACACCGTGAGACGCGTTCGCCCATCGGTTTCGACTCGTCCCAAGGGGTCGAGGAGGACCGGTACAGGATTTGGCAGTAGCACTCTTTGTGACATAGGTGACTGAGCGTGCAAGCACCGGATGGTGCTCCGGTACCGAGAGTTCTTTGAGCGCGATCGCCCTCTACGACTGGCAGGGATGATCGGCCAAGCGCAACCGCACCGAGATCCGCCGGGCGAGGAAGTTTCGGGAGTGCTCGGTGCCCGACGGCGAGAAGGTCGCGCTGTGGCTGGCCGAGAACGTGTGCGCCGAGGTCGTCACCACCGACGTCTCCGTGGTCATCGCTCGCGAGGCGGCCCGCGCTGCGGAGCGGGCCGGGGCGAAGCACGTCACGGCGCTGACCGCCGACGGCTACACCGGTCACCCGGAAGCGCAGCTCATACGACCGGATCGTCGTCCCCGTCGCACACGGCGGCTTCCACCGCACCTTCGCCGTCACCCGCGACGGCGACCGCGTCCTCGGCCGCGGCGTCGTCTCCAGCGACTTCATGAGCGCGGTCGGATCGCTCTCCACCTGGCCCGCCGATCAGACACGGGCCCCTACCGCGCCATTGCCCGCCCTGCCGCTCACCACCCGCAGGAACGTCGGCCGGTCCTGGACCCGGAGGGATACTACGACCTGTGGTTCCACCTCGCCTCCCGGTCGGGGCGCACCACCCGCGCCTACGTGGACGGACTCGACCCGTCGCTGGGTATGGCCTGCCTGCACGACCCGCAGCGCGGCAGCGCCTGGATCCAGCTCACGGGCGACTCGCACTTCGTGGGAGACCCAGGGCTCGGCGACGAGCTCGCGGTCCACGTGCAGGACTGGGCGGACCGTGACCGACCCCCGATCCCGGACCACTGTGCGGTGTTCGCTCGCCCGAGCGAGGAAGGGCCAGTGCTCCACCCCGGTGGCTGGCACATTGTGCGGGACGAGGCGGTCACGGCCCTGAGCCAGCGGCCGTGGCTCCCGGTGTGTGACGCTGCGTAACCCGGGTAAGCCTTGCGGTATTGGCGGTCTGACCTCTGGGTGAGTGGTGAGATGCGGGTAACGTCGGTGCGGGACCGTGCCGGGCGGTCGGACTTCCTGCGGTTGCCGTACCGGCTGCACAGCGGTGACGCCCGCTGGACGCCGCCACTGCTGCGAGAGCGCCGACGTTTTCTGGATCCGGCGGTGAACCCCTTCTTCGAGTTCGGTGAGGTCGAGCTGTTCGTGGCGTACCGCGACGGTGTGCCGGTGGGGCGGATTGCCGCGCTGATCAACCATCGTCACAACGAGCTGCACGACCCGAGTGTTGGCTTCTTCGGCCTGTTCGACGTGGTCGACGACGAGGCCGTGGCGCGGCGGCTGCTGGAGGCGGCAGCCGACTGGCTGCGCACTCGCGGGAAGGAGGCGATGCTGGGCCCGACGAACTTCACCGTCAACCACGAAAGCGGCGTCTTGGTGGACGGGTTCGACCGCGAGCAGTCCTTTCTGACCCCGTACAATCCGCGCTATTACCCGGCCCTTCTCGAGGCCGCCGGGCTGACCAAGGCCATGGACTTCTGCGGGTGGCACGGGCCGGTGCTCCCCGAGATGCCGGCGAGTGTGTGCCGGGCCGCGCAGTGGGCCGCGCGCAGGCCCTCAGTTCGGGTCCGCACTGTCCGCATGGGTGATTTCGCTGCCGAGCTGCGGACGTTCCGGGACATCTATAACGCGGCCTGGGCCGACAACTGGGGCTTCACGCCGATGACTTCCCGTCAGGTCACGTACCTCACGCGTCAGCTGCGCCCGGTGGTGCGCCCGGAGCTGCTGGTGGTAGCCGAGGTCGAGGGAGCGGCGGCGGGGATGGCGCTGGTGGTACCGGACATCTGCGTCGCGCTGCGCGCCGCCGGTGGCCGGTTGACCCGCTGGGGGCTGCCGGTCGGTCTGCTGCGGATGCGGCGGGCCGCCCGTCGCATCACCCACTTGCGGGTAGTGGCCGGCGGTGTCCGCCCTGAGCACCGCCGACTCGGCCTGGACGCCCTGATGTACACGGAGATGATGCGCACCTGGTACCGGCTGGGCTACCAGACCTTCGAGCTGGGGCCGACGCTGGAGGGCAACCTGCCGGTCATCCGCGTTGCCGACCGGATGGCCACACGAACCAGGACCTACCGGCTCTACCACGGGGGCATCTGAGCTCGCGGGGCCCGGACGACTGCCGGGACCAGCAGTGACCAGGCGCTATGAGGCCCCGTGGACAGCACTTCGCATGAGCCCTTACCCTGTCGGCCCGTCACTCCACGGTCGGCGGGGCCGCAGGGGTGGGCGCCGGTCGCCCGGTCATTGCCGCATACGCGGCCGGGATCGCCTCGAGCGTCTCGTCCACGTCGGCCGGTTCATGAGCGGCGGTCGGCACCAGGCGCAGCTGCACCACGTCCGGTGGCACGACCGGGTACGAGACCGCGGAACAGAACACGCCGTGTCGCAGGCGCATCGTTTCCACGAACTCGCCCGCCTGCGCGGCGGTCATCGCCAGGTAGACGGGTGTGATGGGGCTGGCCGTTCCTCGTACTTCCAGGCCCCGCTCGCGCAGCCCCGTTTGCAGGGCTTCCGCGATCGACCAGCAGCGCTGGCGCGGCTGCGGCCGGGATCGGATGAGGTCCAGCCGCACCCGGTTGCTCGCCACGATCGGCCACGGCACACTCTTCGCGAAGATCTGCGACCGCATCGTGTAGCGGAGTCGCCACACCACCTCGGCGCTGGATGCGACGAACGCGCCGATACTCGCGCCGGCTTTGGCGAAGGTGGCGAAATACAGGTCGATGCCGTCGTGAGCGTCCTGCGCCTCGCCCGTACCGCGACCGGTGGGGCCCATGACGCCGAAGCCGTGCGCGTCGTCGACCAGCAGCCGAAAGTCGTAGCGCTGCTTGAGTGCGACGATGTCGCGCAGCGGTGCGACGGCTCCGGACATGCCGAAGACGCCTTCGGTCACCACGAGCACCGCCTCGTCCGGCGCGCGCTCGCGCTCGATCCGGGCGAGCACGCCGGCCAGGCGCTCAACGTCGTTGTGCCGGAAGCCCCTCGCGCGCCCGTTGTGCATCCGTACGCCATCCAGGATGCACGCGTGGCTGCCGCTGTCGTACACCAGCCAGTCTTGCCGGGTCAGCAGCGCGTCGATCAGCGAAACCATGCCCTGGTAACCGTAGTTCAGGAACAGCGCGGCAGGTTTGCGGCAGAAGTCCGCCAGTTCGGTCTCGAAGGCCTCGAGGTCTTCGGTATCGCCGGACATCATCCGCGAGCCCATCGGCGCGGACAGGCCGTACCGGTCAACGAACTCGATGTCGAGGGCACGGACTTGGGGGTCGTCGGCGAGTCCGAGGTAGTTGTTGAGGCTCCACACCACCTGCGGCACGCCCTTGTACGTCATCCGGCTGCCGATGTTCCCTGTCAGTCTGGGGAAAGCCGCCGTGCCGTGGATGCTGCGGGAGAGGTCCGCGATCGGATTGCTGGTGGATTCCACGAACTTGGCGAACAGGTCCATGTGCTCCTCATTGCATGGTCGCGGAGAACGGAAGTCCAAAAATGAGGGGATGGTTGGCTGAATACTGGGCCCGCGCGTGCCGTAGGTCCGGCGGATCTGGTCGCGATGGTAACGCTCCGCCCGCGTCCCCCACGGGTACTTTGCCGAACATTGCCGTTTCCACCTCGACCTGAGCGGCAATGTGGGCGACGGCTGGATCGGGGATCTCCTCGCCGCAGGTGGGGAAATATTTTTCGAGCTGGAAGAACTTCAAGATCAGAGCGAACCCGAGCCGGGTCGCGCCGCTCTTGTTGCCGAGGAGTTTGCGGTCGCTGGGCTTCAGCGACCAGTGCTCGTCGAGTTCCTCCGGAGTCCACCTCTGCCGCATGCTCGCTCTGTGTCGTGCTGAATCGATATGAGCCAGCTTGGCCGGAACGGTTGCCAATACTTGCGAATTCGCACGATCTGTGACCCAGCGAGGATCCCCGAAAGCCACTAGCCGGTTACTTTTCCTCTCGCCGTAGCTACAGGAGTGGCGGGCCTCTACTTGTCAGCTGCCGTCGACCAGCTCCGCGCCGAGGGCGTCCCGGTCAAGGACGGGGATGTCGCCCGCCTCAGTCCGCTCGGCCACGCCCACATCAATTTCCTGAGCCGCTACGACATCACCGCCTCCGCACCCGCCCAAGGCCTTCGGCAGCTCGGCGAAGTCCCCGACCTGCCCGGTGCTGCCGATTGAGCCGAAGGCGTGCGGTTCCTCACGGTTCCTCATCCTCGCGGGCATAGGATCAGCGGCATGACGTTGCGGCTTATTCAGATTGCAATGAATGCTCAGGATGACTCCGCGCTCGGCCGGTTCTGGGCGGAGGTGCTCGGCTGGAGTATTTCCAGCGAGGAACCCGGCGTGACCAACCTGGAACCTGAGGGCTTCGTCTATCCCGACCCCGTCGCCCTCTGCATCGACGTCCTTCGCGTCCCGGAACCCAAAACGGTGAAGAATCGTGTGCACGTCGACCTCGCTACCACTTCTGTGGCTCATCAGGCGGAGCTGGTCGCGCGCCTTAAGGATCTCGGCGCGACGTTCGCCGACGTGGGCCAGGGCGACGTGCCGTGGACGGTCCTCGCCGACCCGGAGGGCAACGAGTTCTGCGTGTTGGAGCCTCGATCGATCTACCGGGACACCGGGCCGATGGCCGCGGTGGCGGTCGACTGCGCTGATCCGCGGGCCATGGCCCGGTTCTGGGGCGAAGCGATGGACTGGACCCTGCACGAGGTGACCGACGATCACGCGGTGCTGCGCTCCGCCAAGGGCGTCGGCC contains:
- a CDS encoding ATP-binding cassette domain-containing protein, producing MNMATRTDTPSPAQHVADSHELIRVHGARENNLKDISVELPKRRLTVFTGVSGSGKSSLVFDTIAAESQRLINETYSTFVQGFMPTLARPEVDVLEGLTTAIIVDQQPMGADPRSTVGTATDANAMLRILFSRLGQPHIGSPNAFSFNVPSVRASGAITVERGSSKTVKQTFTRTGGMCPHCEGRGTVSDFDLTQLFDDSKSLTEGAITIPGYGDKGWNVRLISESGFFDPDKPIREYTETELHDFLYREPTKVKVAGANLTYEGLIPRLQKSFLAKDREAMQSHIRVFVDRAVTFTACPECGGTRLSEAARSSKIKGINIADACAMQISDLAEWVHGLDEPSVAPLLAKLHHTLDSFVEIGLGYLSLDRPSGTLSGGEAQRTKMIRHLGSSLTDTTYVFDEPTIGLHPHDIQRMNDLLLRLRDKGNTVLVVEHKPETIAIADHVVDLGPGAGTAGGTVCFEGTVKELRATDTITGRHLDDRAALKETVRTPAGKLEIRGATENNLRDVDVDIPLGVLCLVTGVAGSGKSSLIHGSIPSSEGVVSVDQAPIRGSRRSNPATYTGLLEPIRKAFAKANGVKPALFSANSEGACPNCNGAGVIFTDLAIMASVATTCEECEGKRFEASVLDHHLGGRDISEVLAMSVAEAEEFFGAGEARTPAAHKILTRLADVGLGYLKLGQPLTTLSGGERQRLKLATHMAEKGGVYILDEPTTGLHLADVEQLLALLDRLVDSGKSVIVIEHHQAVMAHADWIIDLGPGAGHDGGQIVFEGTPADLVAARSTLTGEHLAAYVGA
- a CDS encoding aminotransferase class I/II-fold pyridoxal phosphate-dependent enzyme, with product MDLFAKFVESTSNPIADLSRSIHGTAAFPRLTGNIGSRMTYKGVPQVVWSLNNYLGLADDPQVRALDIEFVDRYGLSAPMGSRMMSGDTEDLEAFETELADFCRKPAALFLNYGYQGMVSLIDALLTRQDWLVYDSGSHACILDGVRMHNGRARGFRHNDVERLAGVLARIERERAPDEAVLVVTEGVFGMSGAVAPLRDIVALKQRYDFRLLVDDAHGFGVMGPTGRGTGEAQDAHDGIDLYFATFAKAGASIGAFVASSAEVVWRLRYTMRSQIFAKSVPWPIVASNRVRLDLIRSRPQPRQRCWSIAEALQTGLRERGLEVRGTASPITPVYLAMTAAQAGEFVETMRLRHGVFCSAVSYPVVPPDVVQLRLVPTAAHEPADVDETLEAIPAAYAAMTGRPAPTPAAPPTVE
- a CDS encoding VOC family protein, translated to MNAQDDSALGRFWAEVLGWSISSEEPGVTNLEPEGFVYPDPVALCIDVLRVPEPKTVKNRVHVDLATTSVAHQAELVARLKDLGATFADVGQGDVPWTVLADPEGNEFCVLEPRSIYRDTGPMAAVAVDCADPRAMARFWGEAMDWTLHEVTDDHAVLRSAKGVGPYLEFLRTPDVKTVKNRVHLDLRPYPGDDQAAEVARLRDLGATDIDVGQDDVPWTVLADPEGNEFCVLTPL
- a CDS encoding GNAT family N-acetyltransferase: MRVTSVRDRAGRSDFLRLPYRLHSGDARWTPPLLRERRRFLDPAVNPFFEFGEVELFVAYRDGVPVGRIAALINHRHNELHDPSVGFFGLFDVVDDEAVARRLLEAAADWLRTRGKEAMLGPTNFTVNHESGVLVDGFDREQSFLTPYNPRYYPALLEAAGLTKAMDFCGWHGPVLPEMPASVCRAAQWAARRPSVRVRTVRMGDFAAELRTFRDIYNAAWADNWGFTPMTSRQVTYLTRQLRPVVRPELLVVAEVEGAAAGMALVVPDICVALRAAGGRLTRWGLPVGLLRMRRAARRITHLRVVAGGVRPEHRRLGLDALMYTEMMRTWYRLGYQTFELGPTLEGNLPVIRVADRMATRTRTYRLYHGGI
- a CDS encoding DUF4158 domain-containing protein, which encodes MRQRWTPEELDEHWSLKPSDRKLLGNKSGATRLGFALILKFFQLEKYFPTCGEEIPDPAVAHIAAQVEVETAMFGKVPVGDAGGALPSRPDPPDLRHARAQYSANHPLIFGLPFSATMQ
- a CDS encoding Tn3 family transposase, whose amino-acid sequence is MSAAVDQLRAEGVPVKDGDVARLSPLGHAHINFLSRYDITASAPAQGLRQLGEVPDLPGAAD